A genomic window from Micromonospora ferruginea includes:
- a CDS encoding helix-turn-helix domain-containing protein, translating into MADATSPIDPELDLGDLLRRLRRRADLSQRELAERAGLAQSAVARIESGRATDPRYRTVERLVRAAGAGIRVKVEPVPDTRATAPTEPMPESMPRPMPRPEPGAVPHDDMRDQAGRRYPAHLDVWEVREPRDWPGAWWAEWYTLPPRSWPLPVPPASYRLNRDSRDERRERARARRSVIVRRVTGPTVPATARSPRAVARSASGR; encoded by the coding sequence GTGGCTGACGCGACATCACCGATCGATCCGGAGCTCGACCTGGGCGACCTGCTGCGGCGACTGCGGCGGCGTGCTGATCTGAGCCAGCGCGAGCTGGCGGAGCGGGCGGGTCTCGCCCAGTCCGCAGTGGCGCGGATCGAGTCCGGTCGGGCGACGGATCCGCGCTACCGCACCGTCGAGCGGCTGGTGCGGGCAGCTGGCGCCGGGATTCGCGTCAAGGTGGAGCCCGTACCCGACACGCGGGCGACGGCGCCGACCGAGCCGATGCCAGAGTCGATGCCAAGGCCGATGCCAAGGCCGGAGCCAGGCGCGGTGCCCCATGACGACATGCGCGACCAGGCGGGCCGCCGCTACCCGGCCCACCTCGACGTCTGGGAGGTGCGCGAGCCCCGGGACTGGCCGGGTGCGTGGTGGGCCGAGTGGTACACGTTGCCGCCGCGGTCGTGGCCGTTGCCCGTGCCGCCCGCGAGCTACCGCCTGAACCGGGATAGCCGGGACGAGCGCCGGGAACGTGCGCGGGCCCGGAGGTCGGTGATCGTGCGGCGGGTGACCGGTCCGACCGTGCCGGCCACGGCGCGATCGCCGCGAGCCGTGGCCCGGTCTGCGTCCGGGCGCTGA
- a CDS encoding 1,4-dihydroxy-6-naphthoate synthase: MALSLAISPCPNDTFVFDALVHGRVPGAPAVEVTYADVDVTNTAAERGAFDLVKVSYAALPWLLDDYHLLPCGGALGRGCGPLVLTRGDRVDLSGATVAVPGERTTAYLLFRLWAADQAPARIEVVPFHEIMPGVAAGWYDAGLVIHEARFTYPRHGLTALVDLGEWWEGDTGLPIPLGAILARRGTVDPVEAAGWIRESVRQAWADPEASRGYVLAHAQEMEPDVVDRHIGLYVNEFTADLGEAGFAAVEALLGRAADAGLVPQTSSSRATAWTS; encoded by the coding sequence GTGGCGCTCTCCCTGGCGATTTCCCCCTGTCCGAACGACACGTTCGTCTTCGACGCGCTGGTGCACGGGCGGGTGCCCGGGGCGCCGGCCGTCGAGGTGACCTACGCGGACGTGGACGTCACCAACACCGCCGCCGAGCGGGGCGCGTTCGACCTGGTGAAGGTCAGCTACGCGGCGCTGCCGTGGCTGCTCGACGACTACCACCTGCTGCCCTGCGGGGGTGCGCTGGGCCGGGGCTGCGGCCCGCTGGTGCTGACCCGGGGCGACCGGGTCGACCTGTCCGGCGCGACCGTGGCGGTGCCGGGCGAGCGGACCACGGCGTACCTGCTGTTCCGGCTCTGGGCCGCGGACCAGGCACCGGCGCGGATCGAGGTGGTGCCGTTCCACGAGATCATGCCGGGGGTGGCGGCCGGCTGGTACGACGCCGGCCTGGTGATCCACGAGGCCCGCTTCACCTACCCCCGGCACGGGCTGACCGCCCTGGTCGACCTGGGCGAGTGGTGGGAGGGCGACACCGGGTTGCCGATCCCGCTCGGCGCGATCCTGGCCCGCCGCGGCACGGTCGACCCGGTCGAGGCCGCCGGGTGGATCCGCGAGTCGGTGCGGCAGGCCTGGGCCGACCCGGAGGCGAGCCGCGGGTACGTCCTCGCGCACGCGCAGGAGATGGAGCCCGACGTGGTGGACCGGCACATCGGCCTCTACGTCAACGAGTTCACCGCCGACCTGGGTGAGGCCGGCTTCGCCGCCGTGGAGGCGCTGCTGGGCCGGGCCGCCGACGCCGGGCTCGTCCCTCAGACCTCCAGCTCGCGCGCCACCGCGTGGACCAGCTGA